A stretch of Pseudolysobacter antarcticus DNA encodes these proteins:
- a CDS encoding TonB-dependent receptor, translating to MNRQLRMKPLAWVLASMFLVPSAFAQNTSAAASGRVTDGAGHPVAGAKIEVVHVPSGTKSTITTDADGRYQLQGLRVGGPYRVTAEKDGLKPTSVQDVYLRLAETTSVNLVEEGASQLEEVTVKGSALTATFQADNKGLGTNLSHRELEALPNPDRSIQDIARVDPRISVTDRDAGAISANGKNFRYNCITVDTINAGDPFGLESNGLASVGSPISPDVIESYDLSTANFDVSTRGCVGANVNAVSKSGTNDFHGSAYYSYRSKDWMGDIAPISGGTELPYTGWDHEWTSGITAGGPLIKDTLFFFLGIEKSERVAIGTTSGPVGSNSTTQVQGVDQNFVNGVASSATAQGINVGDRTLANLIDKRYLAKVDWNINDSQRAVFRFNETKENQPVPTGSTTSVTLNSNWYFKDRDSKNYVVQLFSDWSPVFSTEANLSYTKYIQSRGPLTGVAQPSVTVSNSPTTFSPSVTVGTEFSSQVNQLNIDSNYAYFAGTWHLGDHTIKAGANGQQDKVYNAFIQGYDGSYTYQGLANFQTGNWEEYTIKRPAAGYSIDTAAAVFQKKQYGFFVEDTWQVSDRFSLQYGLRYDVPEFGSSPILNPCFASAPGVAFTATNANGSTLCTASKGGFGYANNSVPGGNGTVQPRVSFNYDFDTERKTQLRGGVGMFVSDVPTVWYSNSYGGSGIPVVTYDIVNTSNAAPGTLLCSKDGKAFTPATGGACAAGQISYVKQAPGYNGAQPVIPNTGTLVLGSGVAKMAVDTIDPHFQMPTTTQLSLAFDRELPWLGMVGSVEGSYVKTNEDIFYKNLNLGAPTGHGPDGRNLYWGVYSAAGIASGTNANANPAFGNVTELTNTSQGQSSSLTLLVKKPLSDDWSASVAAIFQHSTDVNPGTSSVANSNITGNVWINPNTDRASVSNYNVPKALKVSFSWQHKFFGDNETGVSIFANGHSGAPYSWIAGNDLNGDTYSRDLLYIPKSISDVSWNPAVTDKQKQQFMDYINSDAYLSKHAGQIATRNGAHTAWLNQIDLSFKQEVPGFFEGNKGELRLDFFNIGNLISSKWGVERRGPFPLTRNLANVTGIDPATGKYIYDISGSQYKDANGNYVPQNLVINEGQTPGAPVPSQRWSLMLTASYKF from the coding sequence ATGAATAGACAGTTGCGAATGAAGCCACTTGCGTGGGTACTTGCGTCGATGTTCCTGGTGCCGTCTGCGTTTGCGCAGAACACCTCGGCCGCCGCCAGCGGCCGCGTTACCGATGGCGCGGGGCACCCGGTTGCCGGTGCGAAGATCGAAGTCGTGCACGTGCCTTCCGGTACCAAGTCCACGATCACCACCGATGCCGATGGACGCTACCAGTTGCAAGGTTTGCGCGTCGGCGGCCCGTATCGTGTCACCGCCGAGAAAGATGGTTTGAAGCCGACGTCGGTGCAGGATGTCTATCTGCGCCTGGCCGAAACCACTTCCGTCAATCTCGTCGAAGAGGGTGCCTCGCAACTCGAAGAAGTAACGGTAAAGGGTTCGGCGCTCACCGCAACGTTCCAGGCTGACAACAAGGGCCTCGGCACCAATCTGTCGCATCGCGAACTCGAAGCGCTGCCAAATCCGGATCGTTCGATCCAGGATATCGCTCGCGTAGATCCGCGCATTTCCGTCACTGATCGCGATGCTGGCGCCATTTCCGCCAACGGCAAGAACTTCCGTTACAACTGCATCACGGTTGACACGATCAACGCGGGCGACCCGTTTGGTCTGGAATCGAACGGCCTGGCCAGTGTTGGCTCGCCAATCTCGCCGGACGTGATCGAGTCCTACGATCTTTCCACCGCCAACTTCGACGTCAGCACGCGCGGTTGCGTCGGCGCCAACGTGAATGCCGTTTCCAAGAGTGGTACCAACGATTTCCACGGCTCGGCCTATTACAGCTATCGCAGCAAGGATTGGATGGGCGATATCGCGCCGATCTCCGGTGGTACCGAGTTACCGTATACCGGCTGGGATCACGAATGGACTTCCGGCATCACCGCCGGTGGCCCGTTGATCAAGGACACGCTGTTCTTTTTCCTCGGCATTGAGAAAAGCGAGCGCGTGGCAATTGGTACCACCTCAGGCCCGGTTGGCAGCAATAGCACCACGCAGGTTCAGGGCGTTGATCAGAATTTCGTCAATGGCGTGGCAAGCTCGGCCACTGCGCAGGGCATCAACGTCGGCGACCGGACTCTCGCCAACTTGATCGACAAACGTTATCTCGCCAAGGTCGATTGGAACATCAACGACAGCCAGCGTGCCGTGTTTCGTTTCAACGAGACCAAGGAAAATCAGCCGGTTCCGACTGGAAGTACCACCTCGGTGACCTTGAATAGTAACTGGTACTTCAAGGATCGCGATTCCAAGAACTACGTCGTCCAGCTGTTCAGTGACTGGAGTCCGGTTTTCTCGACCGAAGCCAATTTGTCGTACACCAAATACATTCAGTCGCGTGGCCCGCTGACGGGCGTCGCCCAGCCATCGGTGACGGTATCGAATTCGCCAACGACGTTCTCGCCCAGCGTGACCGTAGGTACCGAGTTCTCGAGTCAGGTCAACCAGCTTAATATCGATTCGAACTACGCTTATTTTGCCGGTACCTGGCATCTCGGCGATCACACCATCAAGGCCGGTGCGAACGGCCAGCAGGACAAGGTATATAACGCTTTCATCCAGGGTTATGACGGTAGCTATACCTACCAGGGTTTGGCGAATTTCCAAACCGGTAATTGGGAGGAATACACGATCAAGCGTCCGGCTGCAGGCTATTCCATCGATACCGCCGCTGCTGTGTTCCAGAAAAAACAATACGGCTTTTTCGTCGAAGATACCTGGCAGGTGTCGGATCGCTTTTCGCTGCAATACGGCTTGCGTTACGACGTGCCTGAGTTCGGCAGCAGCCCGATCCTGAATCCTTGCTTTGCTTCCGCTCCGGGAGTTGCTTTCACCGCAACCAACGCGAATGGCTCGACCCTCTGTACCGCGTCCAAGGGTGGCTTCGGTTACGCCAACAATTCGGTTCCCGGTGGTAATGGCACGGTGCAACCGCGCGTCTCGTTCAACTACGACTTCGATACCGAGCGCAAAACGCAGCTTCGCGGCGGCGTTGGCATGTTCGTGTCGGATGTACCGACCGTGTGGTACTCCAACTCCTACGGCGGCAGCGGCATTCCAGTGGTCACCTATGACATTGTGAATACCTCGAACGCGGCGCCGGGCACCCTGTTGTGCAGCAAGGATGGCAAGGCGTTCACGCCGGCCACCGGTGGTGCATGTGCGGCGGGCCAGATCAGCTATGTCAAGCAGGCACCTGGTTACAACGGTGCGCAACCAGTGATCCCGAATACCGGCACGCTGGTGCTCGGTTCCGGCGTTGCGAAGATGGCGGTCGATACCATTGATCCGCATTTCCAGATGCCAACGACCACCCAGCTCAGCCTTGCATTCGATCGCGAATTGCCATGGCTCGGCATGGTCGGTAGCGTGGAAGGCAGCTACGTTAAAACCAACGAAGACATTTTCTACAAGAACCTGAACTTGGGCGCGCCTACCGGGCATGGTCCGGACGGCCGTAATCTGTATTGGGGTGTTTATAGTGCTGCCGGTATTGCGAGTGGTACGAATGCCAATGCCAACCCGGCATTCGGCAACGTGACTGAACTCACCAATACCAGCCAGGGACAATCCAGCAGTTTGACGCTGTTGGTGAAAAAGCCCCTGTCGGACGACTGGAGCGCATCCGTTGCGGCGATTTTCCAGCATTCGACCGACGTCAATCCGGGTACATCAAGCGTTGCCAATTCGAACATCACGGGTAACGTCTGGATCAACCCGAATACGGATCGCGCGTCTGTCTCCAATTACAACGTGCCGAAAGCGCTGAAAGTATCTTTCAGCTGGCAGCACAAGTTCTTCGGTGACAACGAAACCGGCGTCAGCATCTTCGCCAACGGTCATTCTGGCGCACCGTACAGCTGGATTGCAGGTAACGATCTGAACGGCGATACCTACTCGCGTGATCTGCTCTACATTCCGAAGTCGATCTCGGATGTGTCCTGGAATCCTGCCGTGACAGACAAGCAGAAACAGCAGTTCATGGACTACATCAACAGTGATGCCTACCTGAGCAAGCATGCAGGCCAGATTGCCACGCGCAACGGCGCACATACCGCGTGGCTGAACCAGATCGATTTGAGCTTCAAGCAGGAAGTGCCAGGATTTTTCGAGGGCAACAAAGGTGAGTTGCGTCTGGATTTCTTCAACATCGGCAACTTGATCAGCAGCAAGTGGGGTGTGGAGCGCCGTGGACCGTTCCCGCTAACGCGTAACCTCGCCAACGTCACCGGTATCGATCCTGCTACCGGCAAGTACATCTACGACATCAGCGGATCGCAGTACAAGGATGCCAACGGCAACTACGTGCCGCAGAATCTGGTCATCAACGAAGGCCAGACCCCAGGTGCACCGGTACCTTCACAGCGCTGGTCGCTCATGCTGACGGCAAGCTACAAGTTCTGA
- the ppnN gene encoding nucleotide 5'-monophosphate nucleosidase PpnN, giving the protein MAKTTVNAQISPVAGMDVLSRNEVSRLRDATQGGLHALLRRCALAVLTQGIVSDDARGMLERYPDFEIQVLQQDRGIKLELIHAPAQAFVEGRIIRGINELLFAVVRDIVYIATQVEAGRFNFDDSLSITHAVFEILRNARVLKPNIEPNLIVCWGGHSIPRHEYEYTKAVGYQLGLRALDICTGCGPGAMKGPMKGATIAHAKQRRKSNRYIGITEPGIIAAESPNPIVNNLVIMPDIEKRLEAFVRTGHGIIVFPGGVGTAEEILYLLGILLHPDNVHIPFPLVFAGPKESVAYFEQIDQFLRLALGDDVANRYRIIVDDPAETARAMAQGMEKVRLFRLNNKDAFFFNWALKIEHEFQTPFRPNHANVAALNLNRNQPRHLLAADLRRAFSAIVAGNVKEEGIRAIEQHGPFEIDGEAEIMRALDAMLASFVSQHRMKLPSSKAYQPCYRVKSA; this is encoded by the coding sequence ATGGCAAAAACTACCGTCAACGCCCAGATCTCGCCGGTCGCCGGCATGGATGTACTTTCGCGCAATGAAGTCTCGCGGTTGCGCGACGCGACCCAGGGCGGATTGCACGCGCTGCTGCGCCGTTGCGCGCTCGCCGTGCTCACTCAGGGCATCGTCAGCGACGATGCGCGCGGCATGCTCGAACGTTATCCCGATTTTGAAATTCAGGTGCTGCAGCAGGATCGCGGCATCAAGCTCGAATTGATCCATGCGCCGGCGCAAGCCTTCGTCGAAGGTCGCATCATTCGCGGCATCAACGAGCTGTTGTTTGCGGTCGTGCGCGACATCGTCTACATCGCCACACAGGTCGAAGCGGGGCGTTTCAATTTCGACGATTCACTGAGCATCACCCATGCAGTGTTCGAGATCCTGCGCAATGCGCGCGTGCTGAAACCCAACATCGAGCCGAACCTGATCGTGTGCTGGGGCGGCCATTCCATTCCGCGGCACGAATACGAATACACCAAGGCGGTCGGTTATCAGCTCGGACTGCGGGCGCTGGATATCTGCACCGGCTGCGGCCCGGGGGCGATGAAGGGGCCGATGAAAGGCGCGACCATCGCGCACGCCAAACAGCGGCGCAAGAGCAATCGCTACATCGGCATCACCGAGCCCGGCATCATCGCGGCGGAATCACCGAATCCGATCGTCAACAACCTCGTGATCATGCCGGATATCGAGAAACGTCTCGAAGCCTTCGTGCGCACCGGGCATGGCATCATCGTGTTTCCCGGTGGCGTCGGCACGGCCGAAGAAATCCTGTATCTGCTCGGCATTTTGTTGCACCCCGATAACGTGCATATTCCGTTTCCGCTGGTGTTTGCGGGGCCGAAAGAATCGGTTGCGTATTTCGAGCAGATCGATCAATTCCTGCGCCTTGCGCTGGGTGACGATGTGGCGAATCGCTATCGCATCATTGTCGACGACCCGGCTGAAACCGCGCGTGCGATGGCGCAGGGTATGGAAAAAGTGCGGTTGTTCCGCCTCAACAACAAGGACGCATTTTTCTTCAACTGGGCGCTCAAGATCGAGCACGAATTCCAGACGCCGTTCCGACCGAATCACGCCAATGTCGCGGCATTGAACTTGAATCGCAATCAACCTCGGCATTTGCTCGCTGCCGATTTGCGCCGCGCGTTTTCGGCGATCGTTGCCGGCAACGTCAAGGAAGAAGGCATTCGCGCTATCGAACAGCATGGCCCGTTCGAGATCGATGGCGAAGCAGAAATCATGCGCGCGCTGGATGCGATGCTCGCGAGTTTTGTCAGCCAGCACCGCATGAAGTTGCCGAGTTCAAAAGCGTATCAGCCGTGTTATCGGGTCAAGTCGGCTTGA
- a CDS encoding glycosyltransferase yields MNKPLVSLLVRSMDRPTLFRALDSAANQTWPNIEIVVAAACGQRHQPLADNYRGRPLRFVVPDPDRRLPRPDAANACLDAATGEWLNFLDDDDELLPEHVESLLTAPRRADIRLLYSSARVHDAQGNLVGYSGRDGFHMQLYNQNRSQPVATIFHRSLIDEGARFDPTFPIYEDQDFFINCASRTEFQWVKTATCVWNGYIGDSGCGLGPNVESAEQHDLYYAKLRSKWAAVFERWKKLPQSLIYLGQQHLKGGDLKVALGCLEQALAEMPGDLNALNLCGMANYHNGDFARAIELLSAAERLVPGQPSIVENLRLARAAVG; encoded by the coding sequence ATGAACAAGCCACTCGTTTCACTGCTCGTACGCAGCATGGATCGGCCGACGTTGTTTCGTGCGCTGGATTCAGCCGCGAACCAGACTTGGCCGAATATCGAAATCGTCGTTGCCGCCGCGTGCGGCCAGCGCCATCAGCCGCTCGCGGATAACTATCGCGGGCGACCGTTGCGTTTTGTCGTGCCCGATCCGGATCGGCGCTTGCCGCGCCCGGACGCGGCGAATGCGTGTCTCGACGCGGCGACGGGCGAGTGGCTGAATTTTCTCGATGACGATGATGAGCTGCTGCCCGAACATGTCGAGTCGCTGCTGACGGCGCCGCGGCGCGCCGATATCCGCTTGCTGTATTCGAGCGCACGTGTGCACGACGCGCAAGGCAATCTGGTCGGCTACAGCGGGCGTGATGGTTTCCACATGCAACTCTACAATCAGAATCGCAGCCAGCCGGTCGCGACGATTTTTCATCGCAGTCTGATCGATGAAGGTGCGCGTTTTGATCCGACCTTTCCGATTTACGAGGATCAGGATTTTTTCATCAACTGCGCGTCACGCACCGAATTCCAGTGGGTGAAAACCGCCACGTGCGTCTGGAACGGTTACATCGGTGACTCCGGCTGCGGGCTGGGTCCGAACGTGGAGAGTGCCGAGCAACACGATCTGTACTACGCAAAACTCCGCAGCAAATGGGCGGCAGTTTTCGAGCGCTGGAAAAAACTGCCGCAGTCGCTGATCTATCTTGGTCAGCAACATCTCAAAGGCGGCGATCTGAAAGTTGCACTGGGTTGTCTGGAGCAGGCATTGGCCGAAATGCCGGGCGATTTGAACGCGTTGAATCTGTGCGGCATGGCGAACTATCACAACGGCGATTTTGCGCGTGCGATCGAGCTGCTGAGTGCTGCCGAAAGACTCGTACCTGGCCAGCCGTCGATTGTCGAAAACCTGCGGCTGGCGCGCGCCGCTGTTGGCTGA
- a CDS encoding NADPH-dependent 2,4-dienoyl-CoA reductase, translating into MNYPHLLAPLDLGFVTIPNRVLMGSMHTGLEDRARDYDKLAAYFAERARGGVGLIVTGGLAPNVRGWLTPFGGKLSWRSEVPRHRKISQAVHAEGGLICMQILHAGRYGYSPFNVAPSALKSPITPFAPRALSGGGVERQIHAFVRCARLAQDAGYDGVEVMGSEGYLINQFLAARTNKRDDDWGGSYAKRMRFPVEIVTRMRAAVGPNFIIIYRLSMLDLVEGGSSWEEVVLLAKAIEAAGATIINTGIGWHEARIPTIVTSVPRGAFSWVTHRLKSEVKLPLITTNRINMPDVAERILANGDADMVSMARPLLADPDWVNKARSNRADEINTCIACNQACLDHVFEKKVASCLVNPRACHETELNYTATTTPQRFAVVGAGPAGLACATVLAERGHNVTLLDAADEIGGQFNMAKRIPGKEEFSETLRYFGRRIELTGVTLKLGTRVAASDLGRDRFDQVILATGVAPRHPPIPGIEHAKVLSYVDVLSSKAQVGSRVAIVGAGGIGFDVAEFLVQDLPAPSTDISAWLKEWGIDQTLVARAGVEGIKAQPEAPARTVWLLQRTPGAPGKRLNKTSGWVHRSTLKHKQVRMLGGVEYQHIDDAGLTISIDGKPQLLEVDNVIICAGQEPRRDLLAELQAAGQIVHLIGGADVAAELDAKRAIDQASRLAATL; encoded by the coding sequence GTGAATTATCCGCACCTGCTCGCCCCGCTTGATCTTGGCTTCGTCACCATTCCCAATCGCGTGCTGATGGGCTCGATGCATACCGGGCTGGAAGATCGCGCCCGCGACTACGACAAGCTCGCCGCGTACTTCGCAGAGCGCGCGCGCGGCGGCGTCGGTTTGATAGTCACGGGCGGCCTCGCGCCGAATGTGCGCGGCTGGCTCACGCCGTTCGGCGGCAAACTGAGCTGGCGCAGCGAAGTGCCGCGGCACCGCAAAATTTCGCAAGCGGTGCACGCCGAAGGCGGACTGATCTGCATGCAGATCCTGCATGCGGGCCGATATGGCTACAGCCCGTTCAATGTCGCGCCATCGGCACTGAAATCGCCGATCACGCCGTTCGCGCCACGCGCGCTCTCCGGCGGTGGTGTCGAGCGCCAGATTCATGCATTCGTGCGTTGCGCGCGACTCGCACAGGATGCCGGTTACGACGGCGTCGAAGTGATGGGTTCGGAAGGTTATCTGATCAACCAGTTTCTCGCCGCGCGTACCAACAAGCGCGACGATGACTGGGGCGGCAGTTACGCAAAACGCATGCGTTTTCCCGTCGAAATCGTGACGCGCATGCGCGCCGCGGTCGGGCCGAACTTCATCATTATTTATCGTTTGTCGATGCTCGATCTGGTCGAAGGCGGATCGAGCTGGGAAGAGGTCGTGCTGCTCGCAAAAGCGATCGAAGCGGCGGGCGCGACGATCATCAACACCGGCATCGGCTGGCACGAGGCGCGCATCCCGACCATCGTCACCAGCGTGCCGCGGGGCGCATTCAGCTGGGTTACGCATCGGCTCAAGAGTGAAGTGAAACTGCCGCTGATCACCACCAACCGCATCAACATGCCCGACGTCGCCGAGCGCATTCTGGCGAACGGTGATGCCGACATGGTGTCGATGGCGCGGCCGCTGCTGGCCGATCCGGATTGGGTCAACAAGGCGCGTAGCAATCGCGCCGATGAGATCAATACTTGTATCGCGTGCAACCAGGCTTGCCTCGATCATGTGTTCGAGAAAAAGGTTGCGTCGTGCCTCGTCAATCCGCGCGCCTGCCACGAAACCGAACTCAACTACACCGCGACCACCACACCGCAACGTTTTGCCGTAGTCGGTGCCGGGCCGGCCGGCCTGGCCTGCGCCACGGTGCTCGCGGAGCGCGGCCACAACGTCACGTTGCTCGATGCGGCGGATGAAATCGGCGGCCAATTCAACATGGCCAAACGCATTCCGGGCAAGGAAGAATTCAGCGAAACCCTGCGTTATTTCGGCAGGCGCATCGAACTCACCGGCGTCACCCTGAAGCTCGGTACGCGCGTCGCCGCAAGCGATCTTGGTCGCGATCGTTTCGATCAAGTGATCCTCGCCACCGGCGTCGCGCCACGGCATCCGCCGATCCCCGGCATCGAACATGCAAAGGTGCTGAGTTACGTCGACGTGCTGTCCTCGAAAGCCCAAGTCGGATCGCGCGTGGCGATCGTCGGCGCAGGCGGTATCGGCTTCGATGTCGCGGAATTTCTGGTGCAGGATCTGCCCGCGCCGAGCACGGATATTTCAGCGTGGCTCAAGGAATGGGGCATCGATCAAACACTGGTCGCACGCGCCGGCGTCGAAGGCATCAAGGCGCAACCCGAGGCACCGGCACGTACCGTGTGGCTGCTGCAGCGCACGCCGGGTGCGCCGGGCAAACGGCTCAACAAAACCAGCGGCTGGGTGCATCGTTCGACCCTCAAGCACAAGCAAGTGCGCATGCTCGGCGGCGTCGAATATCAACACATCGACGACGCCGGCCTGACCATCAGCATCGACGGCAAACCGCAATTGCTCGAAGTCGACAACGTGATCATTTGCGCCGGCCAGGAACCGCGCCGCGATCTGCTCGCAGAGTTGCAAGCCGCCGGGCAAATCGTGCATCTGATCGGCGGTGCCGATGTCGCCGCCGAACTGGATGCGAAGCGCGCGATCGATCAAGCCAGCCGACTTGCGGCGACGCTGTAA
- a CDS encoding PP2C family protein-serine/threonine phosphatase yields the protein MSAELPLLSRLLRLSAFSGIPAAALRSLYTYFGEQLPACTLAVLLVRGVAPGQCRLVGVIGADGTEYLAVDDAQDSQQKLPLFEDALSTRLLRDIAPRLITLNADEQTLPLAQALFAPRALLALPIIDSGHVHHWLVLGSVEANRFDQLDLDRMLIEANLAVSYIVRPLALRELSDEAAHSRHQIEGLADVQKLLLPQNIQIRGLDYAVHWQPADTAAGDYYDLVTLNERVEGVTNDTDGDVWAAIIADVSGHGAASAMEAVQFDAILRTYQGDGGAGPAGAITYANRYFFSRRQRQHFLTTLGTLYRPDERKLYYVSAGHPPLLHRRGGTVTLHGQGEEIPLGILRDHVWQNSELALQRDDVVVLYTDGIVEARNADSEPFGMPRLQALVARSEVSDAAQLQQLLCDALFAHQGGSVGVDDQTLIVLRITH from the coding sequence ATGTCCGCCGAACTTCCGCTGCTGAGCCGTTTATTGCGCCTGAGTGCCTTCAGCGGGATTCCCGCCGCCGCACTGCGCAGCCTTTACACCTACTTCGGCGAACAGTTGCCGGCATGCACGCTCGCGGTATTGCTGGTGCGCGGAGTGGCGCCCGGACAATGCCGACTAGTCGGCGTGATCGGCGCGGACGGCACCGAATATCTGGCGGTGGACGACGCGCAGGACTCGCAACAAAAACTGCCGTTGTTCGAGGATGCGCTGAGTACGCGTTTGCTGCGCGATATCGCACCGCGCCTCATCACGCTCAATGCCGACGAACAAACGCTGCCGCTGGCGCAGGCCTTGTTCGCGCCGCGTGCGTTATTGGCGCTGCCGATCATCGATTCCGGCCATGTGCATCACTGGCTGGTGCTCGGCAGCGTCGAGGCGAATCGATTCGATCAGCTCGATCTGGATCGCATGCTGATCGAGGCCAATCTTGCAGTGAGTTATATCGTGCGTCCACTGGCCTTGCGCGAACTCAGCGACGAGGCCGCGCACAGCCGACACCAGATCGAAGGCCTGGCCGATGTGCAAAAGTTGCTTTTGCCGCAAAATATACAAATTCGCGGCCTCGACTACGCCGTGCACTGGCAGCCGGCAGATACCGCGGCCGGTGATTATTACGATTTGGTCACATTGAACGAACGCGTCGAAGGTGTGACGAACGATACCGATGGCGACGTTTGGGCGGCGATCATCGCCGATGTTTCCGGCCACGGTGCAGCGTCGGCGATGGAGGCGGTACAGTTCGATGCGATCCTGCGCACGTATCAGGGCGATGGCGGTGCCGGGCCGGCCGGCGCGATCACTTACGCCAATCGCTATTTTTTCTCGCGACGCCAGCGCCAGCATTTCCTCACCACGCTTGGTACGTTGTATCGGCCCGATGAACGCAAGCTGTATTACGTCAGCGCGGGTCATCCGCCGTTGCTGCATCGGCGCGGCGGCACGGTGACTTTGCATGGTCAGGGCGAGGAGATTCCGCTCGGCATCCTGCGCGATCATGTCTGGCAAAACAGCGAGCTCGCACTGCAGCGCGACGATGTCGTGGTGTTGTATACCGACGGCATCGTCGAGGCGCGCAATGCCGATAGCGAACCGTTCGGGATGCCGCGTTTGCAGGCGCTCGTGGCGCGGAGCGAGGTCAGCGATGCCGCTCAACTGCAGCAGCTTCTGTGCGATGCGTTATTCGCGCATCAGGGCGGCAGCGTGGGCGTCGATGACCAGACGTTGATCGTGCTGCGCATCACGCATTAG
- a CDS encoding zinc-binding alcohol dehydrogenase family protein produces MKAVALTRYLPISDAHSLFDTEIEKPVATARDLLVRMLAVSVNPVDTKVRSPKDKVESAPRVLGWDAAGIVEAVGDQVTAFKPGDEVYYAGSIERPGCNSEYQLVDERIVARKPASLDFAQAAALPLTAITAWELMFERMRIGNDGSEHGRNLLVIGGAGGVGSMAIQFGKLAGVTVIATASRADTIAWCRELGADHVIDHRQALQPQLDALGITAIPYIVNFADSAAYWTQMGELIAPQGRIGLIVEPSAPLPIGDPFKLKSVSIHWEMMFTRAKFQTDDMIEQRHLLARIAALIDAGKLRGTMRQNLGSITAENLRKAHALLESGQSIGKIVLAGW; encoded by the coding sequence ATGAAAGCTGTTGCCCTCACGCGTTATCTGCCGATCAGCGATGCCCATTCGCTGTTCGATACCGAGATCGAAAAACCTGTCGCCACCGCACGCGATCTGCTTGTGCGTATGCTTGCCGTGTCGGTCAATCCGGTCGACACCAAAGTGCGTTCGCCGAAAGACAAAGTCGAATCCGCACCGCGCGTGCTCGGCTGGGATGCGGCCGGCATCGTCGAGGCGGTGGGTGATCAGGTGACCGCGTTCAAGCCCGGCGACGAGGTCTATTACGCCGGCTCGATCGAGCGCCCAGGCTGCAACAGCGAGTATCAACTGGTCGACGAACGCATCGTCGCGCGCAAGCCGGCCAGCCTCGATTTTGCGCAGGCGGCGGCGCTTCCGCTCACCGCGATTACGGCATGGGAGCTGATGTTCGAGCGCATGCGCATCGGCAACGATGGCAGCGAGCATGGCCGCAATCTGCTGGTCATCGGCGGCGCTGGCGGCGTGGGTTCGATGGCGATCCAGTTCGGCAAGCTCGCCGGCGTGACCGTGATTGCAACAGCATCGCGCGCCGATACGATTGCGTGGTGTCGCGAGCTCGGTGCCGATCATGTGATTGATCATCGCCAAGCGCTGCAGCCACAACTCGACGCGCTCGGTATCACCGCGATTCCGTACATCGTGAACTTTGCCGACAGCGCGGCGTACTGGACACAGATGGGCGAACTGATCGCGCCGCAAGGACGCATCGGCCTCATCGTGGAGCCGAGCGCACCGCTGCCGATCGGTGATCCGTTCAAGCTGAAAAGTGTCAGCATCCATTGGGAAATGATGTTCACACGCGCGAAATTCCAAACCGACGACATGATCGAGCAGCGGCATTTGCTGGCCCGCATCGCGGCGCTGATCGACGCCGGAAAATTGCGCGGCACGATGCGGCAGAATCTCGGCAGCATCACAGCCGAAAATCTGCGCAAGGCACACGCGCTGCTCGAATCGGGTCAGAGCATCGGAAAAATCGTCCTGGCTGGTTGGTGA
- a CDS encoding SDR family NAD(P)-dependent oxidoreductase: MNFTLDGQRALVSGSTVGIGYAIAEELARHGAHVTLNGRSQARVDAALSQLRAAVPDAKVDGIAADLGTESGAKIVFEKLPELDILINNLGIFEVAEFAQISDDDWRRFFEINVLSGARLARHYLPGMLTRNSGRVVFISSESALQIPAEMIHYGMTKSAQISIASGLAQLTKGTRVTVNSVLPGPTRSEGVGTFVKDFAEKQGVSTAEFEQQFFKTARPTSLLQRFIEPEEIASVVVFVASPLASAMNGAAVRAEGGLLLSAF; the protein is encoded by the coding sequence ATGAACTTCACTCTCGACGGACAACGCGCACTAGTCAGCGGCTCCACCGTCGGCATCGGTTATGCGATTGCCGAAGAACTCGCGCGCCACGGTGCGCACGTCACGCTGAACGGTCGCAGCCAGGCCCGCGTCGATGCGGCGCTTTCGCAATTGCGTGCTGCCGTACCCGATGCGAAGGTCGATGGCATCGCCGCCGATCTCGGCACGGAATCCGGCGCGAAAATCGTGTTCGAAAAGCTGCCCGAACTCGATATCCTGATCAACAACCTCGGCATTTTTGAAGTCGCGGAATTCGCGCAGATCAGCGATGACGACTGGCGGCGTTTTTTCGAAATCAACGTGCTCAGCGGCGCGCGTCTGGCGCGGCACTATCTGCCCGGCATGCTCACGCGCAATAGCGGACGCGTGGTTTTCATTTCCAGCGAATCGGCGCTGCAGATTCCGGCCGAGATGATTCATTACGGCATGACCAAGTCGGCGCAGATTTCGATCGCCAGCGGTCTGGCGCAGCTCACCAAGGGCACGCGCGTCACGGTCAATTCGGTATTGCCGGGGCCGACCCGCTCCGAAGGCGTCGGCACGTTCGTCAAGGATTTCGCCGAGAAGCAAGGCGTGAGTACCGCCGAGTTTGAGCAGCAGTTTTTCAAGACGGCGCGCCCGACGTCGTTGCTGCAACGATTTATCGAACCCGAGGAAATTGCGAGCGTGGTGGTATTTGTCGCGAGCCCACTGGCTTCCGCGATGAACGGCGCAGCCGTGCGCGCCGAGGGCGGATTGCTGCTGTCGGCGTTCTGA